The Clostridia bacterium genome segment ATCAATCTCGGGCATTTTCTTGTTAGGGATTGGTTTTTCGGGAAACAGAAGGGCCCCCAGGGAGGTTTCCCTCAAGGTTTTCGGGCAGTGGCCATGACAACCCGGCAATTCTGGCGCGAGCCAGATAATCGCTGACAGTGCTGCTGGACAGGTTGTAGCTGCGGGCGATTTGCCGTTGGGTCAGGCCTGATTCCCAGTGAAGGCGTAGTACCTCTTTGATTTTCCGCGTGGACAACCTCTTGTCCTCTAATTCCTTTTCTGTAAGAATCTTTCCCTCAGGGCGTCCGAACGTCGTCTCCTCCAGCAGCATAACATTTACTGGTTTGCCCGAGAGTGCTTTAACAATGGCCCGCAAAGCGCCGGGCTTTCGCCTGTGCTCACGAAAGTCCCCAGAATAAAATACACTTTTTCCTTCCATGCATACAGGCCTCGAATATCAGGCAAAATGCCGCTATTTACCAGTTCAGCTCCCGTTCGCAAGCGTAGTGTGCTGCTGTCAAAGCGGGAACCATCTTTCGCCGCCAGAGGCAAGCCCAAACATCCTCATTGTTTTGCTCCTGTTGTTCAGCATTTCTGTCTTTCCTGCAGGTGCGGCAAGTGCCCCTGCCGTAAAGAATATGATCCTGTTGATCCCGGATGGCATGAGCATTGGCCGTACAACTCTGGCCAGGTGGTATAAAGGCGGTACGCTTCTGGCCATGGATGAAATGGCCTGCGACCTGGTGAGAACTTACTCCTCCGATGCGGCCATCGCTGACTCCGCACCTGCGGCAACAGCCTACTCCACCGACTTTAAGTCCCATACCGGCTACGTGGCGGTTTTGCCCGACGTTGTCAACATGCCCGGCCTCCAGCCTATCCCCAAGGGTGATGAAAGGAAACCCGTGGCCACCATCCTCGAAGCAGCAAAACTGGCAGGAAAAGCTACGGGGCTGGTGGTTACCTGTGAAATACCCCATGCCACCCCGGCAGCTTTCTCCGCCCATTACCCGGACCGGAACAACTATGATGATATCCTCGAACAACAGGTATATAGCGGTATAGATGTGGTGCTGGGCGGCGGTTCCAAATACCTGACACCCGAGGCCAGAAAAGACAGGGAAGACTTAATTAAGGTAATCAAGGACCTGGGTTATGATTATGTAACCACGCCGGAAGCACTTCGTAAGTCCACTTCCAACAAGTTGTGGGGCATGTTTGCTCCCAAAGATCTGAGTTATGATTTTGACCGTGACCCGGCAAAACAGCCCAGCCTGGCGGAAATGACCAGCAAAGCCATTGAGGTGCTTTCTAAAGATAAGGACGGATTCTTCCTGATGGTGGAAGGAAGTAAAATAGACTGGGCCGCCCATGCCAATGACCCGGTGGGTGTTGTCAGCGATATCCTGGCCTTTGACAACGCCGTAAAAGTGGCCCTGGACTTTGCCAAAAAAGATAAGCACACCGTTGTCATCGCAGTAACCGACCACGGTAACGGTGGAATCACCATCGGAGACCGGGAGACCAGCAAAAATTACGACGAGCTGCCCCTTTCCGCATTCATCGAACCTTTAAAGAGGGCAAAACTGACCGCTGAAGGCATCGAGAAAAAATTAAACGCCGACAGGAGCAACATCAAAGAAGTAATGGCAACTTATTACGGCATCACCGATCTGACGGAGGCTGAAATCAAAGCAATCAAAGAGGCCAAACCAGGCAAGTTAAATTACGTTGTGGGACCGATGATCAGCAAGCGGGCACATATCGGGTGGACCACCAACGGCCACACCGGTGAAGATGTGGTTCTGTACGTGTACTCGCCGACCGGCGACCGGCCCACGGGAGTGATTGAAAACACTGAAATCGCCAAGTACATGGAGAGAGTACTGGGCCTTAACTTACAGGAAACCACCAAAAAGCTCTTCGTGCCGGCAGAAACCGCTTTCCCGGCCAGGGGCGCCAGGGTGGAATGGGATGACAGTGATCCCAACAACCCCGTGTTTGTGGTTACCAGGAACAATGATAAATTAAAATTGCCAGTAAACAAAAATCTTGCCGAAATCAACGGTAAGCTGGTTAAAATGAAC includes the following:
- a CDS encoding alkaline phosphatase — encoded protein: MHTGLEYQAKCRYLPVQLPFASVVCCCQSGNHLSPPEASPNILIVLLLLFSISVFPAGAASAPAVKNMILLIPDGMSIGRTTLARWYKGGTLLAMDEMACDLVRTYSSDAAIADSAPAATAYSTDFKSHTGYVAVLPDVVNMPGLQPIPKGDERKPVATILEAAKLAGKATGLVVTCEIPHATPAAFSAHYPDRNNYDDILEQQVYSGIDVVLGGGSKYLTPEARKDREDLIKVIKDLGYDYVTTPEALRKSTSNKLWGMFAPKDLSYDFDRDPAKQPSLAEMTSKAIEVLSKDKDGFFLMVEGSKIDWAAHANDPVGVVSDILAFDNAVKVALDFAKKDKHTVVIAVTDHGNGGITIGDRETSKNYDELPLSAFIEPLKRAKLTAEGIEKKLNADRSNIKEVMATYYGITDLTEAEIKAIKEAKPGKLNYVVGPMISKRAHIGWTTNGHTGEDVVLYVYSPTGDRPTGVIENTEIAKYMERVLGLNLQETTKKLFVPAETAFPARGARVEWDDSDPNNPVFVVTRNNDKLKLPVNKNLAEINGKLVKMNGLTVYNGVATLPLQQPGFTAVDPC
- a CDS encoding helix-turn-helix domain-containing protein; translated protein: MEGKSVFYSGDFREHRRKPGALRAIVKALSGKPVNVMLLEETTFGRPEGKILTEKELEDKRLSTRKIKEVLRLHWESGLTQRQIARSYNLSSSTVSDYLARARIAGLSWPLPENLEGNLPGGPSVSRKTNP